CCGAGCCGGTCAAGCAGCGCGAGGTGCACGCGCTGTGGGAGGCCGGGTGGCGCGCCGACCTCGCCGGGGAGCCCGACCTCGACGAGGTGGTCGCCCAGCTGGTCGGCCGCGAGCACCGCAACGACACGGTCGTCGCGGTCACCGACCTCGCGGTGCGGGAGGAGGGGCGGGTCGTCGCCGCCGGTCAGCTGCGTGTCGACGGCGCCACCGCGGCGGTGGAGTCGGTGGTGACCGAGCCGGCCGCGCGCGGCCGCGGGCACGGGGACGCGGTCCTGGCCGCCGCGCTCGACCGTGCCGCGGCCGGCGGCTGCGACCTGGTCGTGCTGGAGGCGGCGGCCGAGGACTGGCCGCAGCACTGGTACGCCCGGCGCGGCTTCGCCACGGTCGGGTCCACCTGGGAGGTGACCGCGCCCTTGGCGGGGGTCCCTCATCAGGCCGGGGGCGCCACCCACGACAGCAGCAGGTAGGCGACCACGGCCGAGGGCAGCAGGCTGTCGAGCCGGTCCATGATCCCGCCGTGACCGGGCAGCAGGGTGCCCATGTCCTTGATGCCGAGGTCGCGCTTGATGAGCGACTCGCCGAGGTCGCCGGCGGTGGCCGTGACGGCGAGTGCGGCGCCGAGGAGGACCCCGCTCCACCACGGCCCGCCGAGGCCGAGCACGACGATCGGGGTGGCGACGGCGACGCACGCCACGACGGAGCCGACCATGCCCTCCCACGACTTCTTCGGGCTCACCGAGGGCGCCATGGGGTGCCGGCCCCACAGCACGCCCGCGGTGTAGCCGCCGACGTCGTTGCCCACCACGGTGGCGATGAAGACCAGCACCCGCAGCGCGCCGTCCTCCGGGACGAGCAGCAGGACCGCGAAGCCGGCCAGCAGGGGTACGTAGAGGGCGACCAGCACGCCGGCCGAGGCGTCGCGCAGGTAGCTCTCGGGCCCGTCGCCCAGCCGCCACAGCAGGACGGCGACGACGGTGAACAGGAACGCCGCGACCAGGCCGTCGGGGCCACGGGTCCAGGCCAGCGCGAACATCGCGACCGTGCCCACGACCAGGGGCGCCAGCGGGGCCCGCGCCCGCCCGGCCTCCAGCGCGCGCACGAGCTCGACCACGCCCAGGAGGATCGCCGCGGTGAGGACCAGCAGGAACGCCGGCCGGTAGACCAGCAGCGAGGCGAGGATGACCCCGCCGAGGCCCAGCCCGACGCCGACGGCGGCGACCAGGTCCCGCCCGGCGCGGCCGCTGCCGCGCCGGGCCGCCGGCCGGGAGGCACCCGCCGGGAGGGACTCCTCAGGGAGCAGCGCGGCCGGGAGGTGCTCGGTCGGGGGCGCGGCCGCGGTGGGCGGGACCGCCATCTCCGCGGTGGCCGGCGGGACGGCGGTCGGGCCGGTGGGCGGCGCCACCGCCGCGGCCGGGGCGCCGCGGGTCGGCGGCGGGGACGGCCGCCCGGCGACCGGGATCGGGCCGGTGTCGGGCGTCGCCGGCAGGGGTGACTCGGCCGTGCGGGCGGCAGGCCGACGTGGGCCACCCGGGCCGGAGGGACCGGCCCCGGCGGCGTCGGGACGGGAGGTCATGGTAGGGACGGGGTGAGCGCTCAGACCTCGAGCAGCTCGCCCTCCTTGTTCTTGACCGCCTCGTCGATGCTCGAGACGTGCTGGGCGGTGAGGTCGTCGAGCTCCTTCTCCGCGCGGCGCACGTCGTCCTCGCCGGCCTCGCCGTCCCTGGCGATGCGGTCGAGCTCCTCCTTGGCGCGCCGGCGCACGTTGCGGATGGCGACCTTGGCGTCCTCGCCCTTGGACCGGGCCATCTTCACCAGGTCGCGGCGGCGCTCCTCGGTCAGCTGCGGGAACACCACGCGGATGATCTGGCCGTCGTTGGTGGGGTTGACGCCGAGGTCGCTGTCGCGGATGGCCTTCTCGATGGCCGACAGCTGGCTGTTGTCGTAGGGCTTGATGACCGCCATGCGGGCCTCGGGCACGGTGATCGAGGACATCTGCGGCACCGGCGTGGGGGCGCCGTAGTAGTCGACCAGGATCTTGTTGAACATCGACGGCGCGGCCCGGCCGGTGCGCACCGAGCCGAGGTCCTCCCGCGCGACCGACAGGGCCTTGTCCATCCGCTCCTCGGCGTCGAGCAGGGTGTCGTCGATCACGGGTCTCTCCTCCTGCGGCGGGGTGTCCCGCCGTCCCTCTGGGTGCGGCTGCGCGTGGCGGGCGCCGGGCTCAGTCCGGCTGGCTGATCAGCGTGCCGATCCTCTCACCTGCCACGGCGCGGGCGATGTTGCCGTCCTGCAGCAGGTTGAACACCACGATCGGCATCTGGTTGTCCATGCACAGGCTGATGGCGGTGGCGTCGGCGACCTTGAGCTGGTCGGCCAGGACCGTGGCGTAGTCCAGGTCGTCGTACATGGTGGCCGCGGGGTTGGTGCGCGGGTCGTCGTCGTAGACGCCGTCGACGCCGTTCTTGGCCATCAGGAGGACCTGGCAGCCGATCTCCAGCGCGCGCTGGGCGGCGACGGTGTCGGTGGAGAAGTAGGGCATGCCCGCGCCGGCGCCGAAGATGACCAGCCGGCCCTTCTCCAGGTGCCGGACGGCCTTGCGCGGGATGTAGGGCTCGGCGACCTGGCCCATGGTGATCGCCGTCTGCACCCGGGTCTCCAGGCCCACCTGCTCGCAGAAGGCCTGCAGCGCCAGGCAGTTCATGACCGTGCCCAGCATGCCCATGTAGTCGGCGTGCCGGCGGTCCATGCCCGCCTGGGAGAGCTCGGCGCCGCGGAAGAAGTTGCCCCCGCCGACGACGACGGCGACCTGCGTGCCGCCGTGGACGACCTCGGCGAGCTGCTCGGCGATGCTGTGCACGATGCCGGAGTCCACACCCACCTTGCCGCCGCCGAAGGCCTCACCCGACAGTTTGAGCAGGACGCGCTTGTACCCCTCGCCGTCGGCGGGCGCGAAGGCCGTGGGCGCGGAGGTCGGTGCGGTCGTGGGCGCGAAGGTGCTGGGCGCGGCGGTGTCGGTCAACTGCTCATCCCTCGCTCGACGTCGTTCCCGTGATCCTGCCAAACCGCGGGCCCGGCGCCAGTGGGGCCCGGACGCACCACCGGCCCCGTCCCTGGGCGGGGACGGACGAAAGACCCCGCCACCCCCCACGCCTCGCGTGCTCGGCGCGTGCCCCTGTGGCGGGGCCGATCGGGGGGTGGCGGGGTCCTTCCCCTGCCGCTGGTGTTACGCCTGGCCGACCTCGAAGCGGGCGAACCGCTGCACGGTCAGGCCGGCGTCGTCGAGGATCTGCTTCACCGTGCGCTTGGGCTCGGTGATCGACGGCTGCTCGAGCAGGACGAAGTCCTTGTAGTAGGCGTTGACCCGGCCCTCGACGATCCTGACGATCGCCTGCTCGGGCTTGCCCTCCTCCTTGGCGGTCTGCTCGGCCACCCGGCGCTCGGTCTCGACGGCCTCGGCCGGGACCTCGTCGCGGGTGAGGAACCGCGGGCGGGCGGCGGCGATGTGCATGGCCAGCGAGCGCGCGGCGTCCTCGTCGCCACCGGTGTACTGCACCGCGACGCCGATGGCCGGGGGCAGGTCGGTGGCGCGCTTGTGCAGGTAGACCGCGGTCGGGCCGTCGAAGGCGGCGAAGCGGGAGAGGACCAGCTTCTCGCCGATGCGCGCGGACTCGGCCTCGACCAGCTTGGCGACGGTCTGGCCGTCGACCTCGGTGGCCAGCAGGGCCTCGGCGTCGGCCGGCTTGCTCTGCAGCGCGAGGTCGAGC
This region of Geodermatophilus bullaregiensis genomic DNA includes:
- the frr gene encoding ribosome recycling factor, which translates into the protein MIDDTLLDAEERMDKALSVAREDLGSVRTGRAAPSMFNKILVDYYGAPTPVPQMSSITVPEARMAVIKPYDNSQLSAIEKAIRDSDLGVNPTNDGQIIRVVFPQLTEERRRDLVKMARSKGEDAKVAIRNVRRRAKEELDRIARDGEAGEDDVRRAEKELDDLTAQHVSSIDEAVKNKEGELLEV
- a CDS encoding phosphatidate cytidylyltransferase, whose protein sequence is MTSRPDAAGAGPSGPGGPRRPAARTAESPLPATPDTGPIPVAGRPSPPPTRGAPAAAVAPPTGPTAVPPATAEMAVPPTAAAPPTEHLPAALLPEESLPAGASRPAARRGSGRAGRDLVAAVGVGLGLGGVILASLLVYRPAFLLVLTAAILLGVVELVRALEAGRARAPLAPLVVGTVAMFALAWTRGPDGLVAAFLFTVVAVLLWRLGDGPESYLRDASAGVLVALYVPLLAGFAVLLLVPEDGALRVLVFIATVVGNDVGGYTAGVLWGRHPMAPSVSPKKSWEGMVGSVVACVAVATPIVVLGLGGPWWSGVLLGAALAVTATAGDLGESLIKRDLGIKDMGTLLPGHGGIMDRLDSLLPSAVVAYLLLSWVAPPA
- the tsf gene encoding translation elongation factor Ts, producing the protein MPAFTAADVKRLRDATGAGMMDAKKALTEADGEYDKAIELLRIKGAKDVGKRLERSTTNGIVVSRDGALLELDCETDFVAKNAEFVALAERLLDLALQSKPADAEALLATEVDGQTVAKLVEAESARIGEKLVLSRFAAFDGPTAVYLHKRATDLPPAIGVAVQYTGGDEDAARSLAMHIAAARPRFLTRDEVPAEAVETERRVAEQTAKEEGKPEQAIVRIVEGRVNAYYKDFVLLEQPSITEPKRTVKQILDDAGLTVQRFARFEVGQA
- the pyrH gene encoding UMP kinase, which codes for MTDTAAPSTFAPTTAPTSAPTAFAPADGEGYKRVLLKLSGEAFGGGKVGVDSGIVHSIAEQLAEVVHGGTQVAVVVGGGNFFRGAELSQAGMDRRHADYMGMLGTVMNCLALQAFCEQVGLETRVQTAITMGQVAEPYIPRKAVRHLEKGRLVIFGAGAGMPYFSTDTVAAQRALEIGCQVLLMAKNGVDGVYDDDPRTNPAATMYDDLDYATVLADQLKVADATAISLCMDNQMPIVVFNLLQDGNIARAVAGERIGTLISQPD